One window of Cucurbita pepo subsp. pepo cultivar mu-cu-16 chromosome LG19, ASM280686v2, whole genome shotgun sequence genomic DNA carries:
- the LOC111781377 gene encoding protein MODIFIER OF SNC1 11-like: MTTVASAGFGDISNSKNPVGENPNQALDPAISSSAQPPASIPPSSTDGGLSKERDEPKGSDKVLVEGDGASVSDIQRKMRRAERFGISVQLSEEEKRNTRAERFGMGTTKNGLGASNKSEEVKRKARAQRFGLSASVTTEDEAKKKARLARFSSSKPDTQEEEKRKARALRFSNPTSNSLTQVDGKGNIETV, encoded by the exons ATGACGACGGTAGCATCTGCAGGATTCGGTGACATCAGTAATAGCAAGAATCCGGTTGgagaaaaccctaatcaagCCCTAGACCCTGCGATTTCTTCCTCCGCCCAGCCTCCTGCCTCTATTCCTCCGTCGTCAACTGATGGCGGACTTTCCAAGGAAAGAGATGAACCCAAGGGCTCCGATAAGGTTTTGGTTGAAGGGGATGGTGCATCGGTTTCTGATATCCAGAGGAAGATGCGCCGCGCTGAGCGTTTTGGGATTTCAGTGCAATTGTCTGAAGAAGAAAAGCGTAACACTCGAGCGGAACG GTTTGGTATGGGTACCACAAAAAATGGTTTGGGAGCATCAAATAAATCAGAGGAGGTGAAGAGAAAAGCTAGAGCTCAGAG gTTTGGGCTTTCTGCATCAGTGACTACTGAGGATGAGGCAAAGAAGAAAGCACGCCTTGCAAGGTTTTCATcgtcaaagccagacacccaGGAGGAGGAAAAGAGGAAAGCAAGGGCACTTAG GTTTTCTAATCCAACATCGAACTCTCTCACACAAGTGGATGGGAAAGGAAACATTGAGACG GTCTAG
- the LOC111781376 gene encoding thylakoid membrane protein TERC, chloroplastic, with the protein MASIVHHGLQISSKIDSPWLRLSSQLHFHPRTSVEIVHNRVPQFSPVIINCRRGSRSLIRRGSRIEREGDPSTAEADKAEGTESKVSSIRNVALCVASALAFGVGVGLKDGPGKASEFFAGYLLEQSLSVDNLFVFVLIFKYFKVPIEYQNRVLTYGIAGAIVFRLTIILLGTATLQRFEGVNLLLAAILLFSSFQLFASDDEDDSDLSDNFVVKTCQKLIPVAANYDGNRFFTLQEGVKKATPLLLTVAVIELSDIAFAVDSIPAVFGVTRDPFIVFTSNLFAILGLRSLFVLVSDGMSELEYLQPSIGVVLAFVGSKMILDFFGFHVSTEASLGFVALSLSTGVLLSVLKKSD; encoded by the exons ATGGCTTCAATCGTCCACCATGgtcttcaaatttcttccaAGATCGATTCTCCATGGCTCAGGCTTTCATCGCAGCTTCATTTTCATCCTCGGACATCGGTTGAGATTGTCCATAATCGCGTTCCTCAATTCTCCCCAG TTATCATTAATTGCCGTCGTGGTTCGCGCTCTCTGATTCGACGCGGCAGTCGAATCGAGAGGGAAGGTGATCCATCTACTGCAG AAGCCGATAAGGCCGAGGGGACCGAAAGTAAAGTTTCTTCAATTAGGAATGTTGCTTTATGT GTTGCTAGTGCACTGGCATTTGGCGTCGGGGTGGGCTTGAAAGATGGACCGGGCAAGGCATCTGAATTTTTCGCTGG GTATCTTCTGGAGCAAAGTTTGTCAGTTGacaatctttttgtttttgttttgattttcaagtaCTTCAAAGTGCCAATCGAGTATCAG AATCGGGTGCTAACATATGGTATTGCTGGTGCAATTGTCTTTCGTCTAACAATCATACTTCTCGGAACAGCCACTTTGCAG AGATTTGAAGGAGTAAACCTGCTTCTGGCTGCCATACTTCTATTCTCATCTTTTCAG TTATTTGCCAGTGATGACGAGGATGACAGTGATCTATCAGACAACTTTGTAGTAAAGACGTGCCAAAAATTAATCCCTGTGGCAG CTAACTATGATGGGAATCGCTTTTTTACACTTCAGGAGGGTGTTAAGAAA GCAACACCTTTACTTCTCACCGTAGCAGTAATTGAGCTCAGTGATATAGCATTTGCA GTGGACTCAATACCAGCAGTTTTTGGTGTTACAAGGGACCCTTTCATAGTGTTTACGTCTAATCTTTTTGCCATTCTAG GTTTGAGATCCCTATTTGTGCTTGTATCTGATGGTATGTCGGAATTGGAGTACCTACAG CCATCTATTGGCGTTGTTTTGGCATTTGTTGGGAGTAAGATGATCCTGGATTTCTTTG GATTCCACGTCTCAACTGAGGCATCTCTTGGTTTTGTTGCATTAAGTCTGAGCACTGGGGTCCTGTTGAGTGTACTGAAGAAGTCTGATTGA